The sequence below is a genomic window from Nicotiana tomentosiformis chromosome 6, ASM39032v3, whole genome shotgun sequence.
ATCTaatcctatggggattgcctatgtatcatgacgccgcatgaatcagatcattacgtagttcagagaAATAGATAcgaaataatttatttcattaataaaagacatctttttggattttctattacaaggactaaaagtagtgatgactacaaaaggaaaatctacagactcgaaataaagtaatagacaacCTTGACAAAGACGAACAAGACTCGAAGAAAGTAAAATACAGACTACTAAAGgaaatcaaaaatacataagagcctccactGGTACTCCGGAGGCTTGCGGGATATCAGCCGGTCTTCACACGGGCCTGcgggcaatatcttcttgaaggcggtctaggtcaaccatcacCTGTTGGACGAATGTCATTACAGAAGCAAAAAATATAGACTTGGTCATGTCTTCAtattcatggcatttcattacaacataatcatctatctctttaatcctcattctgatgacacccttttcttgaagcaaacgtccaatctactgggcccgagcctctaacacttgtgtatctgtattgttttggtcttgtaactgcttcaggctttcttgtagttggtaaatcagtgcatagcaatgctctctttctgtcttgaaatcctttgtttgcttgaccatttcattttccagggcaaccagctttttctgtaaaattactacttctttgtcatatttTTGATTCAACTGGTGGGTTAATCTAGCGTGTTCTTCCGCACCTTTGGCCAGCTTTGCTTGAGCATTGAACAAGTCCCTTTCGGCCTTTGTCAAGTCAAAACTGTAATCATGCACTTTCCGCCTCAGGttggttataattttctcatctATCTCACTTCTTACTGGTGTCTCGGCGGCTATTTTCATTCTCTGGATTTGGgctcgaagggcttcattttccttggccaacctcttcttttccccttcatcttcagctgcctgcaaactactatcaaatttgattttttcaatttgttcttCTAGCTTATTTATAGTAGTTcggtattccttttctttagcCAACCAAACCCATTGCTCTCGTGCTCCATCggtgaattgttggacatggggCCTTTTGGCGGGCTGTTCTGGCTCTTGATCGACCCAACTTCTTTTCCTGTACCACATGGCATAGTTGGATTCTACTTCACCTATGGACAAATCTCGTACTTGAGTCAGTGGTTCCAGGAACCTACATTGGTGCCAAATCTGGAGAACCTTTTCTTCTGGCAACGTGGCTTTCGGGCATATTTCAATAACATGTGGACTCAAATCTTCGTCATAGGGGATTGTTTGGTATCTGCCCAACTGGCGTAGGACCCGATGTGGGGCATATGGCTGAATACTCCGAAGACCCATtaataaaagaaagcacactcCGGCGGACATGTAGATAACTTCGTCGACCGGGAGCCAACCAAAAGTTCACTCAATTCGATTTGCATTTAAAGAACCCAAATACGCGAACCATGCCTCAGTACCTTCTGGCAACTCATGGCCGTTTACTCGGTTTTCATATTGTTTGATGCAATTGAGTCCGGTCAGTCCGTAGTTCATGTAACCTGGGCGATGACGAAGATGTTCTACCAACCATATTTGTAAAAGCAAGTTGCAACCCTCAAAAAACTTTGTCCCTGCTCGACAAGCGGTTAAAGCTCGGTAAATTTCTGCGAGAATCATTGGTATGATTGTGCCATTGGCCTTTTTGACCATAAAGTCGGCCAATCCTGCGAGCCCCAATTCTATATGTCCGTCACTTCTTGGGCATATCAGAGTacctaaaaatgccaccacaaaGGCCAGACCCCTACGTGCTTCCCATTTGTCTTTATTCCCCTGATGATTCAAACCAGTATCCGGAGCCTCAAATCCGTGGGGGTCTCCATACCGGCTGTATAAGAAACGGAATGTGCAGAATCCTCCGGctaaattttcatctttaacctgccggctaatactgaggaggtccaaaaacttatgaggggttacagttcttggtgctactggatatTGATGCCTTAACTTCCCTTCGAAACCAACATAACCTGCTACCTCCTCTGGTGTAGGGGTCAACTCGAAATTAGAGAAGTGGAAAACGTTGTGTGTCGGGTCCCaaaacggtatcaaagcttcgATTATATCAACCCTTGGTTTAATTTCCAGAAGACCAGTGAGCCCACCTAAAGCCTTTGTCACAGAACGCTTGCTGACCTCCCCCAGGTCGTTCCACCACATATGGAGTCCTAGCGGAATCTCGTCTACGACTAGAAAAGGTATATTCACAACAGTGCTCATCCTGCATATTTTTATTTAAGGCGACTGGTGAAAAACAAGTGACTTTTTTTTtatatgttttttttattttttgacccCAAAAGAAAGATTATTTGTGCAAAATAAAACTCAAACAACTCAAAACCACCTTTGCAAATACGGCCCTTCAGCCCTTcagaaatgaaaattttaaaactgtGCTTGCTAAGTGATCAGAATTAAGAAAAGAGCCATAggtggctatttttgcaaaaCAAGCCTTTCGGCGTCCCGTCGAGACGCTTCTGGCTATTTGGACAGAAAAATGGCATcccctaaatttatttatgacaaaatgacgcattttcatattttttggttATTATTTTTTTGCAAAAACGGGGCCGGACCCGatgagggttgcctacgtatctcacatccggtgagaatcaaacccgcgtagttcggtcaattttgatgcacagaaagatatgatttgttttgaaataatttctttttttctctttttttttccagaGCAACGGGATTTTTTGATTATCAGGATTATCAAAACCGGGCAtttttctatcctacctcactcttggtttttctttttttttttccttactctagaaaccggtcaacatacaagccaagcaaattaatgcacaagtagcacgtaaaggatgcatcaggatggtcttttaattttcgggtgcacctatcctagacggacccaacccctgtgttgagtcccctaagtcaaatgcacgtgacgcaagcaaacgtacctactagggatacGGCATGCGActgtgttattctaagtttaaatcttgggtgtattgttctagacctggcttatccgagcggacaactcgagccgggggggaGGCAGcataccgggaatacagaagcttcaccggctttgcaacttgtccgaacctcgttctaaagttaggatatgactctaacagaaaagaagccacgtgAAGCGCACGCTCCccaaaagatttagaagactcagagagaatgAGGGTTTCGTAGcaatttatatacagttcaaacaatatcaaagcggtaaaaagtggcatttagcacattaggctcaaacacgtaaaaatcagattATAAACAAAACCAAGTATTAcaattattctaagctcgaattctgaaccctgaaccagagattctgggttcaattccccagcagagtcgccagagctatcacacctccttttttccctAGGGCGATAGGGGATAGAGgagtttttcaattaaagtgacattaatcgaaatgagattatttatttagttcagagtcgccacttggaataatttatagtgtcccaagtcaccggtttattttaaatcccaaatcgaggaaattgactctgtttatggtccgcgaatacagaagatcgggtaagaaattctgttaatccgggagaaggtgtgaggcactcccgaattccgtggttttagcacggtcgctcaactgtaataattggcctaattatctgatttaatacatatttgaaaACTTACGGTACATTGTTTATCttctaaccgcttttaattatttatcgaattatttttggaacaagtcacgatatcgtacacttgtcattttggcacacgttgcaaaccgcgccacatgaaatatACCTACGatttacgacatgcttatttttattattgtttgaaattGTGGTCGAGTCAcatgaaacgcacactcgaattggggttaCATATCataactatgccacgggaaccgtacccatagtcacgataatttattaatcgcgcctaaagcaaactgCGAATGTTTATAATTCTGTTATCCTAAAgtttgagatttgcatgtgaGGTTCAAATATTATGGTAACATACATGTGGGACTCAGCTAGTTCTTTTTAATTTAAACAAAGTTCTATTAGGGAAGAATTGGTAGCAATTATTTTACCGATATCGATTCCATGTCTGTCCAGTTATAACCCATGCGAATTAAAGAGCTAAATGAAACATGGGTTTAAAACGAAAACAATCCGAATTGCAATTTCCATTACTAGCTTAGGGTCTCTCATAAGAGTTAATCTCTTGATCAATTCAAATTAACAAATAACAGAAAGGCACTGAACAAGTGACTATCCCAATTAAAGTTTCCTTACACTAGGATCAGTGATTGGTTCAATAAGTGAACTGGGCCGAATCTAAATCGGCTTAAAAAGAACACACGCTGGATTTTAAGCTCAATTTTAAAGGAAGTTCCTTTTACAAACTTAATCAAATGCTTGCAACATTATTACTAGTCCAACTACACCAAAATTATATTCAGTATATATCATAAAGATTATTCATTTCCATGGAGGCTACTGAGATATACAACATACTCCAAAGACACACTTCATCAAGCAATTAACATCAACTTGTAAACTACATGGTTAACAAACAAAAATCATCTGACGAAGTACTGAAATGAAAACGTATATGCAGATTTTATAGCACTTTGAACATCCAGCAGTAAtcattttatataaaaaaaaactgCAAACATATACCTTAACAGCAAAAATACAACTCAAAATTTAAATAGCTTACCCCAACTCAAAAATTTAATCAAAATATTTAACATTACATATTCGACCAAGGACTGGACAGAATAAAACCGAAACTGAAGTTTAAACAAATAACGTATGCATCAATGTGAGGTCCAACAACCATTTCCGAGCTTCATGTATACAGCCAATAGAAGAACAAATGCTCAAGCTACATACCTGAGGATAGCCAAAATACACAAAGAAAATAAATCTCTGAATATTGAAGAGAATATCAGCAAGATACAGCAGAAAATAGCAAAAACAGCAACAGTAACAGCAACAGCATCACAGAATCAATATGAACTCTGAATTTCTAAAGCGAAGTTTAACAACTTTTCATAATAGAATTCTGGATTTTCTCAGAGGATTAATCTAAAAAAACAGTGTGTGTTCTTGAGTGTATTTTTAGAGGAATGCTGAGTCAAAAATATGCCCTCCTCCTTTCGTCTCTGTGTGAAGGGTGTATATATAGGCTATCTAAAATCAGAGAAGGTCTGTTGGGAGAGGGAATATGTCAGCGTGAATTCAGGGAAAATAGCCGAGGGGAGGGAATCTTTTTCCAACTGAAAAATGCCAGCTGCCACTTCTAGAAGCAGACTATCTGCTTAGGTTTGGGCCAAATGCTATGACCTAAATGGCCCAAGACCAAGCCCAGATCCGACCTTAAAGAAAACAGCTCACAAAGAGAAATGAAACAACCCATGCCATATTTGAATTTCAAATTATAAAAGACTTCACTAAACACTGACTTTTAATTAAACTAAATCTACCTATAAACTATTCTAAATAATCATGCAAACAAAATTTAACACTTAGTTAATCAATCAAAGAAAAACACAATCAATCCAGAAAAATAGGAAAGAATGAGTAGGAATATCGATTGAACCTTAAGAAACAAAGATTGAAGAACATGGCAAACAAAACAGTGGCGAAATTCTGGACGGACTCCGGTTAATATTTCGAAATGGATCAAAACTGACCCAAAACGACTGCTCTTGTCAAGAGCAATCGATTTGGGTGAGCTTCAACCCAAAAAGAACGCAAATAGTGCAGAAATCCACAAAGTGCAAAgctgatttttttaattttttattttcagaTTTGAAATTGAGGGAAATGGGtgaggatttttgggaaaattgaTAAAGGGTTATGATTTAGGAGGGTCTGGGGGTTGTGTGGTAAAAATTTGGGGGTGATTGGAGTAGCGCCGCCGGTGTGGAATTTTTGGGCGGCTAGGGTTCCGAGGGAGTTTGAGAGAGAGAGATGAGGGGTTtgggggcggctagggtttgggtGAGTGAAAGAGAAAGAAAGGGAAATGAGAGGGGTCTGAAGGgtttttggggggagggggggagttaCGATAGATATAAGGGTTAGAGGGGGGAGTTGCAGGCCGTTCGATCAAAGAAAATTAATAGCTGAGATCGTCGTTAACGAAACGACGTCATTTTGGTTAAGTGACGAGGCTGGGCCGGGTGAGGGGGTTTGTAGGTGTTGGGTTGGGCGGATTTGGGGTAATTGTTTGGGCCAGAAATTGTTTTGGCCCAAATTCAAGACCAAACAGAATTAATTAAAAACCTAAATTAAGTTCTAAATCAATCTAATTTGTAGAAATAAACCTAGTTATCTATTTTACCATAATTAATGAATTTAGACTAATAAAAGAAGAATTACTAATTTGTAATTTAAAGCTAAAAATGTAAAAACGACTCATATTTTTTTGTGGTTTTCGTTTAATAATGCATTTAACTAAtgcaattaaatcctaaatgcaacTAGACCAAAAATGTTATGCACGAAATACTTCagatattttggtatttttttttatgattttagaatgttaaatatgcaactaaatgcaagcaacttttaaccaaaattcctacaaattctataaaactaaaaacaattaagaaaaatctatttgtgaatttctataggaatattttagtcggacaaaaatcacgtgctcacaaTCTGCAAAGTCATTGAAGGAATTAATATATTCTTTACTATTGAAACACTCATTAAGTCCATCCAAAATACGTGGACAAGGATATGATGGAGCTAGTAACATGCAAGAAAAGATGAATGGTCTTAAAGCTTTAATTTTAGAACAAACTCCATCGGcatattgtatttattattttgcgCATCAATTGCAATTGACACTTGTGGCTGTGGCTAAAAAATATAAGGAGGTGGAGACTTTCTTTGCTATAATTGCTAACGTGTTTAATGTAGTTTGAGCATCTTTTAAGCGTAGAGATCAACTTCGCGATCATCAAGCAGAATTGTTGGAGAAATTGCTAGAGAATGGTGAACTTCAAAGTGGGAAAGGATTAAATCAAGAGCGAAGGCTTCAAAGGCTAGGTGACACTCGTTGGGGATCACATTGTAGAACGTTGGATAACTTTGTTGTTTTATTTTCATCTATTGTTCATGTGCTTGAGGTGGTTGAATGTGAAGGTTCTGAGGCTGATGATAGATTACAAGCAGAAGCGTTTTTGAGTAAAATCAATGCATTTGACTTTATTTTCTTGCTTCACTTGATGTTGAAAGTGTTGATGATGTCGAACGAGTAAAGGTAAAGCTTTGCAGAAGAAAGAGCAAGATATTATCAATGCCATGGTATTTCTTTACCTCACAAAGGAAAGGTTGCAAGTAATGAGAGAAGATAGATGGATGTCATTAATGGATGAAGTCTCTTCATTTTGTGCTAACACATAATATTATGGTACCAAATATGGAAGAATTCTATATTCTTGGAAAGTCAAAGTGTAGACCTTCTACTGTGATTGATTTGCAGCTTTAGGAGCTTAACAATCGTTTTGATGTTGTGAGTGGTAACTTGCTTCTTGGTATGGCTAGCTTGAATCCGGTTAATTCATTTGCTAATTTTGATAAGGAAAAAATAATAACATTGGCCAAGTATTATCCAGATGAGTTTGGTGAATTGAAGCTTCGAGATCTTAGTCACCAACTTGATACTTTCATATTGCACATGCGACATGGTGACCTTAGATTTTCTGATTTGAAAGGAATTGGTGATTTGGAAAAAGCCTTGGTTGAAGCAAATCTTGCAGAGAGTTATTCACTTGTTTATTTACTTATAAAGTTAACTCTAATTTTACCCGTCATGACTGCAACGATGGAAAGAGCATTTTCATCCATGAAGTACATCAAAGATGAATTACGTAGTAGTATTAGTGATACATTTTTAAATGGTTGTTTAGTTTGTTACTTTGAGAAGGAAGTATTTACAAATGTAAGTAATTATGTTATTATTGACCGTTTTTAAAATATGAAAGTGCGTCGAGTTCAAGTATGAACGAATGATGTACTTTTGTTATATTGGTATCACATTGATGATATTCGATAATATTAAAGTTTGTATTTTGCTGATAAGTTATCATATATGTCTTCATAGAGTTGCACTGAACTTTATCACTAGTGATTGGCATGTTTAAGACAATGGTGGCCCCGTCCTGCTCAAATCCTGGGTACGCCTCTGCAtctctacacacacacacacacacacacatatatatatatatatatatatatatatatatatatatatatatatatatatatatatatatatatatatatatatatatatatatatataaagtagggATAATAGGAGATGACTTGGCACCCTTCTTTGGCCAAGAATCCTATTTATCTACTAGTTTTCGGAGACGTGTTTCGCACGTGTATACCTAACATCAATCCTTACTTAATTgtagtaaattaaaaaaaattatcacCTATACTGCGTGTATATTCTAAAGTGCTTGAGTTTAAAACAAATTTTATAGCATACAAAATGTTAATTATTGTATATCTTTTAATATCCTTAACTTCTTAACCTTCTTTTCTGAGTGATGCACGTAATTGAAAGTTATATTAAttgctttattttatttgtaaacactatgaaaaaaaaaaggaaaggaagaTTAAGATCTCCCTACTGTGGAAGTTTTTGAAACTTCTCGCTTGAAATTTTCATGAGCATTTCACCAacaaattcaattatttttattttctttcaagaTCAGTCATCTATTGACTGGTAAAAAGAATATCAACGCTCTAATTAGTAATATTCACAGTCataataaaactcataaaaactAAATATCTAAACCTTAGGAGAAATGTCAAGGGACGAAATTTTAAAAATAGCTAGATGAAAATAATTGAAGCGGTCAACTAACATTTAATACACCCTTTGAAATACACAAACAACACCATTTTTTGCTCGTAGATAGTTGTATATGAAtagtattgtaacgacccgaccggtcattttgagagttatagaccTATTCATTCATTTACTGCTAattctgtactttatagctgtattgcgacttgccggggtagtcagtTCGAGTCCAgtgagatttcggaatgaattgagacacttagtctcaaggttgaaagcttaagttgaaaaggttgatcgatACCGGAATAGagttctgataattccaatagctctgtatggtgattgacttaagagcgtgtccgaaaaattatttggaagtccgtagctaaattaggcttgaaatggcaaaaatagaaatttaagtttggaagtttgactgggaagttgactttttgatatcggagtcggaatccagttctgaaaattttcatagctccgttatgtcatttatgacttgtgtgcaaaatttgaggtcaatcggaattgaattgataggtttcgatatctaATGTAGatgttggaattcgttagttttgtTAAGCTTGATTTGGGGTGTGAattatgattttagcgttgtttgatgtgatttgaggtttcaactaagttcttatgatattttaggacttgttggtgtatttagttgaggtcccgggggtctcgggtgagtttcagatggttaacggatcgaaatttggacttaaacatcTACTGGAATTTTCTAATGCATGTATCTGGTTTcgtttatcgcgttcgcgaggggagtctcgcgttcaTGAAGAGGAAATTCGGACTggccattttgtgcttcgcgtttgcgaccgagggcacgtgttcgcgaagaggaaatttcgGACtgccattttgtgcttcgcgttcgcgaacaggggcacgcgttcgcgaagggtcaaagggcaagctacgcgttcgcgatcgaggcctcgcgttcgcgaaagggaaaaCTGGCCTGGGGTaaattggtcttcgcgttcgcgagaccggTCTCGtattcgcgaaggaggaaatctggacagcacaaaaatgtgcttcgcgaacgcgagggatgtgtcgcgttcgcaaagaaggaatgcCTGGACAGAGagcttaagttctgaaaatgggaaccgatttggagctcggagagaggcaattttcgggagattttcaaggaaaatatcggggtaagtgttcttaactcaattttggttaaagtacccaaatccatggt
It includes:
- the LOC138894740 gene encoding uncharacterized protein, producing the protein MASLNPVNSFANFDKEKIITLAKYYPDEFGELKLRDLSHQLDTFILHMRHGDLRFSDLKGIGDLEKALVEANLAESYSLVYLLIKLTLILPVMTATMERAFSSMKYIKDELRSSISDTFLNGCLVCYFEKEVFTNSCTELYH